In a single window of the Bacillus clarus genome:
- the walK gene encoding cell wall metabolism sensor histidine kinase WalK: MKKVGFFQSIHLKFVLIYMLLILIAMQVIGVYFVRELEKSLIQSFKDSLTQQTNLLSYNLKQEFAKERDKTESVDDAIKNSIQKFALDRKKDIQEVSVIDSNRKLVAISDDAPSKQSKVGRTSADIAVQRVMVQKKPESKIEKDGNTGHRVQVMITPIEDDKGKLLGVIRIVASMEDVYKQMKDINQIFATGTVIALLVTAVLGILLAQTITRPISDMRRQAIEMAKGNYSRKVKVHSHDEIGQLALSFNNLSKKLQQARSSTESERRKLSSVLSHMTDGVIATDRKGDIILLNDPAEKMLNVSRETALDQSVLEVLGIQEEFTLDHLYEEPDSVLLDFSTRNEPYILRASFSVIQKETGKANGLIAVLYDVTEQERIDRERREFVANVSHELRTPLTTMRSYLEALTDGAWQDPNIAPQFLTVTQEETERMIRLVNALLQLSKLDSTEHRLMKEWVDFTDFFNNIIDRFEMSKEQNVSFKRSFSKKPRFIDMDADKITQVLYNIISNALKYSPEGGAVTYRLRDRGELLEISVSDQGMGIPKENVEKIFERFYRVDKARSRQMGGTGLGLAIAKEMIEAHGGSIWAKSEEGKGTTIYFTLPMAKEEEDDWE; this comes from the coding sequence ATGAAGAAAGTTGGTTTTTTTCAATCCATTCATTTAAAATTTGTGCTCATATATATGCTTTTAATATTAATTGCAATGCAAGTTATTGGTGTATATTTTGTACGCGAGCTGGAGAAAAGCCTTATACAAAGTTTCAAGGATTCTTTAACGCAGCAAACAAATTTACTTTCTTATAATTTGAAGCAAGAGTTTGCAAAAGAGCGTGACAAAACAGAATCAGTGGACGATGCTATTAAAAATTCAATTCAAAAATTTGCATTAGATCGTAAAAAAGATATTCAAGAAGTAAGTGTTATTGATTCGAATAGAAAGCTAGTAGCAATTTCAGATGATGCCCCTTCAAAACAGAGTAAGGTAGGTAGGACATCGGCAGATATAGCTGTACAAAGGGTAATGGTGCAAAAAAAGCCGGAATCTAAAATTGAAAAAGATGGAAATACAGGTCATCGTGTTCAAGTTATGATTACTCCTATTGAAGACGATAAGGGAAAATTACTTGGTGTCATTCGTATTGTTGCATCTATGGAAGATGTTTATAAACAAATGAAGGATATAAACCAAATTTTTGCGACTGGTACAGTAATTGCCTTATTAGTTACGGCAGTTCTTGGAATTTTATTAGCACAAACAATTACAAGACCAATATCTGATATGCGAAGACAAGCAATTGAGATGGCCAAAGGAAATTATTCTCGAAAAGTAAAGGTTCATAGTCATGATGAAATTGGACAATTAGCATTATCCTTTAATAATTTATCAAAAAAATTACAACAAGCACGTTCTTCTACGGAGAGTGAGAGACGTAAATTATCTTCAGTTTTATCACATATGACGGATGGTGTAATTGCTACAGATCGAAAAGGGGATATTATTTTATTAAACGATCCTGCTGAAAAGATGTTAAATGTTTCTCGTGAAACAGCGCTTGATCAATCTGTCTTAGAAGTATTAGGAATACAAGAAGAATTTACACTCGATCATTTATATGAAGAACCAGATTCAGTTTTATTAGATTTTAGTACAAGAAATGAACCATATATTTTGCGTGCGAGTTTCTCGGTTATTCAAAAGGAAACTGGAAAAGCAAATGGTTTAATTGCCGTACTATATGATGTAACGGAACAAGAGCGTATAGACCGTGAACGTCGTGAGTTTGTGGCGAATGTATCTCATGAATTACGAACACCATTAACAACGATGCGCAGTTATTTAGAAGCACTTACTGATGGTGCATGGCAAGATCCAAATATTGCACCACAATTTTTAACAGTTACACAAGAAGAGACAGAAAGAATGATCAGACTTGTAAATGCATTGTTACAATTATCTAAATTAGATAGTACAGAACATCGTTTAATGAAAGAGTGGGTAGACTTTACTGATTTCTTTAACAATATTATCGATCGTTTTGAAATGTCTAAGGAACAAAATGTAAGCTTTAAACGTTCTTTCTCTAAAAAACCTCGATTTATTGACATGGATGCAGATAAAATTACACAAGTTTTATATAACATTATTTCTAATGCATTAAAGTATTCTCCAGAAGGTGGAGCGGTAACGTATCGTTTGCGCGATCGTGGGGAACTGTTAGAAATTAGTGTGAGCGACCAAGGAATGGGAATTCCGAAAGAAAATGTAGAGAAGATTTTTGAACGTTTTTATCGTGTCGATAAGGCTCGTTCAAGACAAATGGGTGGAACAGGTCTTGGTTTAGCTATCGCGAAAG
- the walR gene encoding cell wall metabolism DNA-binding response regulator WalR gives MMGKKILVVDDEKPIADILKFNLEKEGFEIVMAHDGDEAIEKANEEQPDMVLLDIMLPGKDGLEVCREIRKSSEMPIIMLTAKDSEIDKVLGLELGADDYVTKPFSTRELLARVKANLRRHQQGGAAEKEENTEMVIGPIVINPNAYSVTKREESIELTHREFELLHYLAKHLGQVMTREHLLQTVWGYDYFGDVRTVDVTVRRLREKIEDNPSHPTLIVTRRGVGYYLRDPEQE, from the coding sequence ATGATGGGAAAGAAAATTTTAGTAGTTGATGACGAAAAACCGATTGCAGATATTTTAAAATTTAATCTAGAAAAAGAAGGTTTTGAAATTGTAATGGCACACGATGGTGATGAAGCTATCGAAAAAGCAAATGAAGAACAGCCAGACATGGTTTTATTAGATATTATGCTACCTGGAAAAGATGGACTTGAGGTTTGCCGTGAAATACGTAAAAGCTCAGAAATGCCAATCATTATGCTTACGGCAAAAGATTCAGAAATTGATAAAGTATTAGGGCTTGAGCTTGGGGCAGATGATTATGTAACAAAGCCATTTAGTACAAGAGAATTACTGGCTCGTGTGAAAGCTAATTTACGTCGCCATCAACAAGGTGGTGCAGCAGAAAAAGAAGAGAATACTGAAATGGTTATTGGGCCAATTGTTATTAATCCAAATGCATATAGTGTGACGAAGCGAGAAGAAAGTATTGAACTCACACATCGTGAATTTGAATTGTTACATTATTTAGCGAAGCATTTAGGACAAGTTATGACACGAGAGCATTTATTACAGACAGTTTGGGGTTACGATTATTTTGGAGATGTGCGTACAGTCGATGTAACAGTACGTCGTTTGCGTGAAAAAATTGAAGATAATCCAAGTCATCCTACTTTAATTGTAACAAGACGTGGGGTAGGATATTACTTGCGTGACCCAGAGCAGGAATAG